One segment of Pleomorphomonas sp. PLEO DNA contains the following:
- a CDS encoding VOC family protein: MFTPTYYLLHVADPAKSAGFYTELFGRPPVETSPTFALFVLGGGIKVGLWSKATVEPATGGAPGALEIGIALAAPADVDAFHENWVARGLPVFQSPTDMDFGRSSMVTDPDGHRIRVFATTG; encoded by the coding sequence ATGTTTACGCCTACCTACTACCTGCTGCATGTCGCCGATCCCGCCAAGAGCGCCGGCTTCTACACCGAGCTGTTTGGCCGGCCTCCGGTCGAGACTTCCCCCACGTTCGCGCTGTTCGTTCTGGGTGGGGGCATCAAGGTCGGCCTATGGTCCAAAGCCACCGTCGAGCCAGCCACCGGAGGGGCGCCGGGCGCGCTTGAGATCGGCATCGCTCTCGCGGCGCCCGCCGATGTCGATGCCTTCCATGAGAACTGGGTTGCGCGCGGTCTGCCGGTATTCCAATCGCCCACCGACATGGATTTTGGTCGTAGCTCCATGGTGACCGATCCGGATGGGCATCGCATCCGCGTCTTCGCCACAACTGGCTGA
- a CDS encoding PadR family transcriptional regulator, with the protein MHHKFHFPHDFHDHDDPRAAGGRGPFGRPLWGERGERPERHGPGQRGGPFGRGRFFDNGVLRLVVLALIAEQPRHGYEIIKEIEERTGGAYAPSAGVIYPTLTLLEETGLIEVVSSEGNKKLYAATEAGRATVEENRAAIDAVLARFAEAGSDRRPERDPRLIRAVENMRLALRLKTQSATLTASQIDALAELLDDTARKIEQI; encoded by the coding sequence ATGCACCATAAGTTCCACTTTCCCCACGATTTCCATGATCATGACGACCCCCGGGCTGCCGGCGGCCGCGGTCCATTCGGCCGCCCGCTTTGGGGTGAGCGGGGCGAGCGCCCCGAACGCCATGGCCCCGGTCAGCGTGGCGGCCCGTTCGGTCGCGGCCGCTTCTTCGACAATGGCGTACTGCGCCTTGTCGTACTGGCGCTGATCGCCGAACAGCCCCGCCACGGCTATGAGATCATCAAGGAGATCGAGGAGCGCACCGGCGGCGCCTATGCGCCGAGCGCCGGAGTCATCTATCCGACGCTGACTCTGCTTGAAGAGACGGGCCTGATCGAGGTCGTGAGTTCGGAGGGCAACAAAAAGCTCTACGCCGCCACTGAGGCCGGCCGCGCCACCGTGGAGGAAAACCGCGCCGCTATCGACGCCGTCCTCGCTCGCTTCGCCGAAGCAGGCTCGGACCGCCGGCCGGAGCGCGACCCCCGCCTTATCCGCGCCGTCGAAAACATGCGCCTTGCTCTTCGCCTGAAGACGCAAAGCGCCACGCTGACGGCCAGCCAGATCGACGCGCTGGCGGAGTTGCTCGACGATACCGCCCGCAAGATCGAACAGATCTGA
- a CDS encoding pseudouridine-5'-phosphate glycosidase, translating to MMASLPLVYSPEVEAAIAAGKPVVALESTIVTHGMPYPDNVETARAVEAEIRGRGAVPATIAVLDGKIRIGLDADTLDRLGTMTGVMKLSRADLAFALATGRPGSTTVAATMICACLAGIDVFATGGIGGVHQGAEESFDISADLEELGRTSVIVVAAGAKAILDLPKTLEVLETKGVPVVGYRTDEFPAFWSRGSGLKAPLRLDSAAEIAAFQKARETIGIDGGMLIANPVPETDEIPAVRMQGFITASLASAKQAGISAKEVTPYLLADMFERTAGSSLKTNIALVMNNARLAADIAKALKA from the coding sequence ATGATGGCATCCCTGCCACTCGTCTATTCGCCTGAAGTTGAAGCTGCGATCGCCGCCGGCAAGCCGGTTGTCGCGCTTGAATCCACCATCGTCACCCATGGCATGCCCTACCCGGACAACGTCGAGACGGCGCGCGCCGTCGAAGCCGAGATCCGCGGCCGTGGCGCCGTGCCAGCCACCATCGCCGTGCTGGACGGCAAGATTCGCATAGGTCTCGATGCCGACACGCTCGATCGCCTCGGCACCATGACCGGCGTCATGAAGCTGTCGCGGGCCGACCTTGCCTTTGCGCTGGCCACCGGCCGGCCGGGATCGACCACCGTCGCTGCGACCATGATCTGCGCCTGCCTAGCCGGCATCGACGTGTTCGCAACCGGCGGCATCGGCGGTGTACATCAGGGCGCCGAGGAGAGCTTCGACATCTCCGCCGACCTCGAGGAACTTGGCCGCACGTCGGTCATCGTCGTCGCCGCTGGTGCCAAGGCCATCCTCGACCTGCCCAAGACGCTGGAAGTGCTGGAGACCAAGGGCGTGCCGGTGGTCGGCTACCGCACCGACGAGTTCCCCGCCTTCTGGTCGCGCGGTTCCGGCCTGAAGGCCCCCCTCCGGCTCGACTCGGCAGCCGAAATCGCCGCCTTCCAGAAGGCTCGCGAAACGATCGGCATCGATGGCGGCATGCTGATCGCCAATCCCGTGCCTGAGACCGACGAGATCCCGGCCGTTCGCATGCAGGGTTTCATTACGGCATCACTGGCCTCGGCCAAGCAAGCCGGCATCTCCGCCAAGGAGGTGACACCCTATCTGCTTGCCGACATGTTCGAGCGCACCGCCGGCTCGTCGCTCAAGACCAACATCGCGCTGGTCATGAACAACGCCCGCCTCGCCGCCGACATCGCCAAGGCGCTGAAGGCCTGA
- a CDS encoding RidA family protein has protein sequence MQFRNPAGVHAPVAAYSHQIEVPAGARWLVLSGQIGLRPDGSLPTDPVEQIEVALDNVRRNLDAAGMSVGDIVKLTTYLVGDVDPDRRRQVFGAFFGDHRPCTTLLYVSALGLPTLKVEIDAWAAREAPKG, from the coding sequence ATGCAGTTTCGCAATCCGGCCGGCGTGCATGCGCCGGTCGCTGCTTATAGCCATCAGATCGAGGTGCCTGCCGGAGCCCGTTGGCTCGTGTTGTCCGGGCAGATCGGCTTGCGGCCTGACGGTAGCTTGCCGACCGACCCGGTGGAGCAGATCGAGGTGGCGCTCGACAATGTCCGCCGCAATCTCGATGCAGCCGGCATGTCCGTTGGCGATATCGTCAAACTGACGACATATCTGGTTGGCGATGTTGATCCCGACCGCCGCCGGCAGGTGTTTGGGGCATTCTTCGGTGATCATCGGCCTTGCACGACGCTTCTTTACGTGTCGGCACTGGGCCTGCCCACGCTCAAGGTTGAGATCGACGCCTGGGCTGCGCGCGAGGCGCCGAAGGGCTAA
- a CDS encoding diguanylate cyclase yields the protein MIDIPTVFVLISVLSLTLGGAILVTQTTELKWGLQEFSYGLIAHSVAYALYVLSPKLGPWSVWFAELSVALFFSFVIQSLEIFFGRARRWKQHLLFVGSIALVTFLLLDQRPIRIICNSLIYVLAEAVVLQHLWMRRRTTSGKGQYLFMAAILLSMTMMLYREVTALLSLQAFGAVTLSELAQALLFIATLIGVTLITVGFLLMNKERTEHLNQQMILHDKLTGVWNRRKLEQVGDGEIHRLVRHGTLASLLILDLDDFKSFNDSLGHAAGDVVLQAVTKSWRKILRDTDILGRWGGEEFAIILPGTGVREAQLLAERLCDATSTTNTGSPLRITVSIGVSLCLSHDSWKSWFDRADAALYRAKAAGKNQVCHDIPIKWEDGTSVIQWSPLFETAIPELDADHIELVERSNRLLRTVKTTGDKVTITQDLNEIAFHMRHHFVREEIAIAEISPAGLQKHRSEHLELIARLSFLTERFQSDALPLEALVQFIAFEMCAHHIAGSDRRLLSKHAAQDAPPRERPEPELPDLFNEDQRLPYT from the coding sequence ATGATTGATATTCCCACCGTGTTCGTCTTGATATCGGTTCTCAGCCTAACTCTTGGCGGGGCGATTCTTGTTACCCAGACGACAGAGCTGAAGTGGGGGCTTCAAGAGTTTTCCTACGGTCTGATCGCCCACAGCGTGGCCTATGCCTTATATGTCCTGTCGCCAAAACTTGGCCCCTGGTCCGTCTGGTTTGCCGAGCTCTCTGTGGCCCTGTTCTTTTCTTTCGTCATCCAATCCCTCGAGATCTTTTTCGGCAGGGCAAGGCGCTGGAAGCAGCATCTGCTGTTCGTCGGCTCGATCGCCCTGGTGACCTTCCTGCTTCTCGACCAGCGGCCGATCAGGATCATCTGCAACAGCCTGATCTACGTTCTCGCCGAAGCCGTCGTCTTGCAGCATCTCTGGATGAGACGGAGGACAACATCGGGCAAGGGCCAGTATTTGTTCATGGCCGCGATTTTGCTCAGCATGACAATGATGCTCTATCGCGAAGTCACAGCGCTTCTATCGCTCCAGGCCTTTGGCGCGGTTACGCTGAGCGAATTGGCGCAAGCCCTTCTCTTTATAGCCACCCTCATCGGCGTGACGCTGATCACGGTCGGCTTCCTGCTGATGAACAAGGAGCGCACCGAGCACCTCAATCAGCAGATGATCCTCCACGACAAGCTCACCGGCGTTTGGAATCGGCGGAAACTGGAACAGGTTGGAGACGGCGAAATCCACCGGCTCGTTCGCCACGGCACGTTGGCTTCGCTGCTGATCCTCGACCTTGACGACTTCAAGAGCTTCAACGACTCCCTCGGCCACGCGGCGGGCGACGTAGTCTTGCAGGCCGTCACTAAGTCCTGGCGCAAGATCCTGAGGGACACCGATATCCTGGGCCGCTGGGGCGGAGAGGAGTTCGCCATCATCTTGCCGGGCACCGGCGTGCGGGAGGCGCAGCTTCTTGCCGAACGGCTGTGCGATGCGACGAGCACGACGAACACCGGCAGCCCGCTGCGGATCACCGTCAGCATCGGCGTGTCGCTCTGTCTCAGCCATGACAGCTGGAAAAGCTGGTTTGACCGCGCAGACGCGGCGCTTTATCGCGCCAAGGCAGCGGGCAAGAACCAAGTGTGTCATGACATCCCGATCAAGTGGGAGGATGGGACATCTGTCATCCAATGGTCTCCCCTGTTCGAAACGGCGATACCGGAACTCGACGCCGATCATATCGAACTCGTCGAGCGCTCTAACCGGCTGCTGCGCACTGTCAAGACGACGGGCGACAAGGTAACGATCACCCAGGACCTCAACGAAATCGCCTTCCACATGCGCCACCATTTCGTTCGGGAAGAGATCGCCATCGCGGAGATCAGCCCGGCCGGTCTTCAAAAGCATCGTTCCGAACACCTGGAGCTGATCGCCCGTCTATCCTTCCTCACCGAACGCTTTCAAAGCGATGCGCTACCGCTGGAGGCGCTCGTGCAATTCATCGCTTTCGAGATGTGCGCCCATCACATCGCCGGAAGCGACCGACGGCTTCTCTCAAAGCATGCCGCACAGGACGCCCCTCCCCGCGAACGGCCAGAGCCCGAACTACCAGACTTATTCAATGAGGATCAGCGACTACCTTATACTTGA
- a CDS encoding GNAT family acetyltransferase: MTFDADIVIGEMTGEEREMVIALWSRCGLTRPWNDPEADVTLVETTETATILVARAGGRIVGAAMTGHDGHRGALYYLGVDPDQRRGGVGRALVRAAEDWCRSRGAPKVNLLVRSENQAVLAFYAALGYLPTNSISLYRTLDSERAEWERAQKEAWAAAHD, from the coding sequence GTGACCTTCGACGCAGACATCGTTATCGGCGAGATGACCGGCGAGGAGCGCGAGATGGTGATCGCGCTCTGGTCGCGGTGTGGTTTGACGCGACCTTGGAACGACCCCGAGGCCGATGTGACGCTCGTTGAGACAACGGAGACCGCCACCATTCTTGTGGCGCGGGCAGGGGGACGCATCGTCGGAGCCGCGATGACGGGGCATGACGGCCATCGGGGCGCTCTTTATTATCTTGGGGTCGATCCCGATCAGCGTCGAGGCGGTGTCGGCCGTGCGTTGGTGCGGGCGGCCGAGGACTGGTGTCGGTCGCGGGGGGCTCCGAAGGTCAATCTTCTGGTTCGCAGCGAGAATCAGGCTGTTCTCGCCTTTTATGCGGCGCTTGGCTATTTGCCGACCAACAGCATCTCACTTTATCGCACGCTCGATTCGGAACGCGCCGAGTGGGAGCGGGCGCAGAAGGAGGCCTGGGCGGCGGCGCATGATTGA
- the alaS gene encoding alanine--tRNA ligase produces the protein MSGVNEIRKTFVDYFGKNGHEVVSSSPLVPRNDPTLMFTNAGMVQFKNVFTGLEKRSYSRATTSQKCVRAGGKHNDLDNVGYTARHHTFFEMLGNFSFGDYFKDRAIELAWNLITKEFALPKDRLLVTVYSEDEEAATYWKKIAGLSDDRIIRISTSDNFWAMGDTGPCGPCSEIFFDHGDHVWGGPPGSPDEDGDRFIEIWNLVFMQYEQLSKTERVNLPRPSIDTGMGLERVAAVLQGVHNNYDIDLFQALIRASVEATGVAAEGDQLASHRVIADHLRASSFLVADGVLPSNEGRGYVLRRIMRRAMRHAHLLGSEEPLLYRLVPVLVREMGQAYPELVRAEALITETLNLEERRFRRTLARGLGLLDDATSGFDKGASLDGETAFKLYDTYGFPLDLTQDALKARGIAVDTDGFAAAMERQKAEARANWAGSGEAATEVVWFGLREKVGATEFLGYDTEKAEGVVVALVKDGKEVSELKVGDTGSLIVNQTPFYGESGGQVGDAGIISGAGFRLTVTDVAKKADGLFIHQVTVEDGTVKVGEPVELVVDHARRARIRANHSATHLLHAALRSVLGKHAAQKGSLVTPDRLRFDFSHPKPMDEKELAEVSRLANAIVLQDGQVATRLMGQEEAIAEGAMALFGEKYGDEVRVVTMGAALEGEAAGKTYSTELCGGTHVSRTGEIGLVHVVSETAVAAGVRRIEALTGDGARAYFEEQEKTIRNVARELKVPVGDVVDRVAALVEERRKLERELADVRRKLAMGGGAATDDVAEIAGVKFLGRVAEGVSPKDLKSLVDEGKAKLGSGVVALVGVAEDGKAGVVVGVTPDLTARFSAVDLVRVASEALGGKGGGGRPDMAQAGGPDGAKAAEALDAVRKALGG, from the coding sequence ATGAGTGGTGTGAACGAGATCAGAAAGACCTTCGTCGACTATTTTGGCAAGAACGGTCACGAGGTGGTGTCGTCGAGTCCGCTGGTACCGCGCAACGATCCAACGCTGATGTTCACCAATGCCGGCATGGTGCAGTTCAAGAACGTCTTCACCGGCCTCGAGAAGCGTTCTTATAGCCGCGCCACCACTTCCCAGAAGTGCGTCCGCGCCGGTGGCAAGCACAACGACCTCGACAATGTCGGCTACACTGCCCGCCACCACACCTTCTTCGAGATGCTGGGCAACTTCTCCTTCGGCGACTATTTCAAGGACCGGGCGATCGAACTGGCCTGGAACCTGATCACCAAGGAATTTGCGCTGCCGAAGGACCGTTTGCTCGTCACCGTCTATTCCGAGGACGAGGAGGCCGCGACCTATTGGAAGAAGATCGCCGGCCTTTCCGATGACCGCATCATCCGGATCTCCACCTCGGACAATTTCTGGGCGATGGGCGATACCGGCCCTTGCGGTCCCTGCTCGGAGATCTTCTTTGATCACGGCGATCACGTCTGGGGTGGCCCCCCGGGTTCGCCCGACGAAGATGGCGATCGTTTCATCGAGATCTGGAATCTCGTGTTCATGCAATATGAGCAGCTGTCGAAGACTGAGCGCGTCAATTTGCCGCGCCCGTCGATCGATACCGGCATGGGGCTCGAGCGCGTCGCCGCCGTGCTGCAGGGCGTCCACAACAACTATGACATCGACCTGTTCCAGGCGCTGATCCGCGCCTCGGTCGAGGCGACCGGCGTTGCCGCCGAGGGCGACCAGCTCGCATCGCATCGCGTCATCGCCGACCATTTGCGTGCGTCGAGCTTCCTGGTGGCCGATGGCGTTCTGCCGTCCAATGAAGGGCGCGGCTATGTGCTCCGCCGCATCATGCGCCGGGCCATGCGCCATGCTCACCTGCTTGGATCCGAAGAGCCGCTGCTGTATCGGCTGGTTCCCGTGCTGGTGCGCGAAATGGGCCAGGCCTATCCGGAACTGGTGCGCGCCGAAGCGCTGATTACCGAGACGCTGAACCTCGAGGAGAGGCGTTTCCGCCGCACATTGGCGCGGGGCCTCGGCCTGCTCGACGATGCGACCAGCGGGTTTGATAAGGGCGCCAGCCTTGATGGCGAGACCGCTTTCAAGCTTTACGATACCTATGGCTTCCCTCTGGACCTAACGCAGGATGCGCTGAAGGCGCGCGGCATTGCCGTTGATACCGACGGCTTTGCCGCTGCCATGGAGCGCCAGAAAGCCGAAGCGCGCGCCAACTGGGCGGGCTCGGGCGAAGCGGCCACGGAAGTGGTGTGGTTTGGTCTTCGTGAGAAGGTTGGCGCCACCGAGTTCCTCGGCTACGACACCGAGAAGGCCGAGGGCGTCGTCGTGGCGCTTGTCAAGGATGGCAAGGAAGTCTCGGAGCTGAAGGTTGGCGATACGGGGTCGCTGATCGTCAACCAGACGCCGTTTTATGGCGAATCGGGTGGCCAGGTCGGCGATGCCGGCATCATCTCCGGTGCTGGCTTCCGCCTTACGGTAACCGATGTGGCCAAGAAGGCCGACGGTCTGTTCATCCATCAGGTGACGGTCGAAGACGGCACTGTGAAGGTTGGCGAGCCGGTCGAGCTGGTGGTCGATCATGCCCGTCGGGCACGGATCCGCGCTAACCATTCGGCAACCCACCTCTTGCACGCGGCGTTGCGCTCGGTGCTCGGCAAGCACGCTGCGCAGAAGGGCTCGCTGGTAACGCCCGACCGCCTGCGCTTCGACTTCTCGCACCCCAAGCCGATGGACGAGAAGGAACTTGCCGAGGTCAGCCGCCTCGCCAATGCTATCGTGCTGCAGGATGGCCAGGTGGCGACCCGCCTGATGGGTCAGGAAGAGGCGATTGCCGAAGGCGCCATGGCGCTGTTCGGCGAGAAATACGGAGACGAGGTGCGCGTGGTCACCATGGGCGCGGCGCTTGAGGGTGAAGCGGCCGGCAAGACCTATTCGACCGAACTCTGCGGCGGCACTCACGTGTCGCGGACGGGTGAAATCGGCTTGGTGCACGTCGTTTCGGAAACCGCTGTGGCGGCGGGTGTGCGCCGCATCGAGGCGCTGACCGGTGATGGTGCCCGCGCCTATTTCGAAGAGCAGGAAAAGACGATCCGCAACGTCGCTCGCGAGCTGAAGGTACCGGTTGGCGATGTCGTCGATCGCGTGGCGGCGTTGGTCGAGGAACGGCGCAAGCTGGAGCGCGAACTTGCCGACGTCAGGCGCAAGCTCGCCATGGGCGGCGGCGCGGCGACCGACGACGTAGCGGAGATCGCAGGCGTCAAGTTCTTGGGACGGGTGGCCGAGGGTGTCAGTCCCAAGGACCTGAAGAGCCTCGTCGATGAGGGCAAGGCCAAGCTCGGATCGGGCGTGGTGGCGCTGGTCGGCGTCGCCGAGGATGGCAAGGCAGGCGTGGTGGTCGGCGTCACGCCGGATCTTACGGCGCGCTTCTCGGCCGTCGATCTGGTGCGTGTGGCCTCTGAGGCTTTGGGTGGCAAGGGTGGTGGTGGCCGCCCGGACATGGCGCAGGCTGGTGGTCCGGATGGCGCCAAGGCGGCGGAGGCACTCGACGCTGTCCGCAAGGCGCTGGGTGGTTAA
- a CDS encoding YegP family protein: MAHKFEIKKNKADEYVAYFKYNGETIFWTEGYKTKASAINAIESIKKNGPTAPTEDNS, encoded by the coding sequence ATGGCGCACAAGTTCGAGATCAAGAAGAATAAGGCCGACGAATACGTCGCCTATTTCAAATATAACGGCGAAACCATCTTCTGGACTGAGGGCTACAAAACCAAGGCCTCGGCGATCAATGCCATCGAGTCGATCAAGAAAAATGGCCCGACGGCGCCCACCGAGGATAACAGCTGA
- a CDS encoding PfkB family carbohydrate kinase, with product MVGGCHQDVLGRAGNAYEPATSCPGIVTYRPGGVARNVVVLLGRAGAPCRFVSVVGEDAAGRDLMAELATAGIDTSAMVVDANGRTGTYLAIHDEAGELVSAISDLGLYDDFVLPVAALDVGKHRLVFADANLAPAELRRLADTHGDRLVLDAISRAKAPRLRPLVGSGALFICNLPSAELLVGQPIGRPVEAAEWLAKAGARRAVITGGSKPLAVLDNGHVCELKPQPTQVVDVTGVGDAQTAGILLALSAGASLVAAVEVGMAAARAALATAGALRELPTGVVAAALIAGDKAET from the coding sequence GTGGTCGGCGGCTGTCATCAGGATGTGCTTGGCCGGGCCGGCAATGCTTATGAGCCAGCGACCTCATGTCCGGGGATTGTGACGTATCGCCCCGGTGGCGTGGCGCGCAATGTCGTCGTGCTGCTCGGGCGAGCCGGAGCGCCTTGCCGCTTCGTCTCGGTGGTCGGCGAAGACGCGGCCGGCCGAGACCTCATGGCCGAACTTGCCACGGCCGGCATCGATACATCGGCAATGGTGGTGGACGCCAACGGCCGGACCGGCACCTACCTTGCCATTCACGACGAGGCCGGCGAACTCGTCTCGGCCATCTCCGACCTCGGCCTCTATGACGACTTCGTGCTACCGGTAGCCGCGCTCGACGTCGGCAAGCACCGGTTGGTCTTCGCCGATGCCAATCTCGCGCCGGCCGAACTTCGCCGGCTCGCCGACACCCATGGCGACAGGCTGGTGCTGGATGCCATTTCGCGCGCCAAAGCGCCGCGCCTGCGCCCCCTTGTCGGCTCTGGCGCGCTGTTCATCTGCAACCTCCCGTCGGCGGAGCTGTTGGTCGGCCAGCCGATCGGCCGACCGGTCGAGGCGGCGGAATGGCTGGCAAAGGCCGGCGCCCGACGGGCGGTGATCACCGGCGGTTCGAAGCCGCTAGCCGTCCTTGATAACGGCCACGTCTGCGAACTGAAGCCCCAGCCGACCCAAGTGGTCGACGTCACTGGGGTCGGCGATGCGCAGACCGCCGGTATCCTGTTGGCATTGTCGGCAGGCGCCTCGCTCGTTGCCGCCGTTGAGGTGGGCATGGCGGCGGCCCGCGCCGCGCTCGCCACCGCGGGTGCGCTGCGCGAACTGCCAACCGGCGTGGTAGCGGCGGCCCTGATAGCCGGAGACAAGGCCGAAACTTAG
- the recA gene encoding recombinase RecA: MSQNSLRLVEGTSMDKTKALDAALSQIERAFGKGSIMRLGKGQVVEIETIPTGSLGLDIALGIGGLPKGRVVEIYGPESSGKTTLALHTVAEAQKRGGVCAFIDAEHALDPVYARKLGVNLDELLISQPDTGEQALEITDTLVRSGAIDVLVIDSVAALTPRAELEGEMGDQLPGLQARLMSQALRKLTASVSKSKTMVIFINQIRMKIGVMFGSPETTTGGNALKFYASIRLDIRRIGALKNREEIVGNQTRVKVVKNKLAPPFREVEFDILYGEGVSKVGELIDLGVKAGIVEKSGAWFSYNSQRLGQGRENSKQFLRDNEALANEIEAAIRQNAGVIADSILKGDPEDDADGTPPEAE, translated from the coding sequence GTGTCGCAGAATTCACTTCGCCTCGTGGAAGGAACCTCCATGGACAAGACCAAGGCGCTTGACGCCGCCCTGTCGCAGATCGAACGGGCCTTCGGTAAGGGCTCCATCATGCGCCTCGGCAAGGGGCAGGTGGTGGAAATCGAGACGATACCGACCGGCTCGCTCGGACTCGACATCGCGCTTGGCATCGGCGGCTTGCCGAAGGGGCGCGTCGTCGAGATCTATGGCCCGGAGTCGTCGGGCAAGACGACGCTGGCATTGCATACAGTGGCCGAAGCGCAGAAGCGTGGTGGCGTTTGCGCCTTCATCGACGCCGAGCACGCGCTCGACCCGGTGTATGCCCGCAAGCTCGGCGTCAACCTCGACGAGCTCCTGATCTCGCAGCCGGATACCGGCGAGCAGGCGCTTGAGATCACCGATACGTTGGTGCGCTCCGGTGCCATCGACGTGCTGGTGATCGACTCCGTGGCAGCGCTGACGCCGCGTGCCGAACTCGAAGGCGAAATGGGTGATCAGCTGCCGGGCCTGCAGGCTCGACTGATGAGCCAGGCGCTCCGGAAGCTCACCGCGTCGGTCTCAAAATCCAAGACCATGGTGATCTTCATCAACCAGATCCGCATGAAGATCGGCGTGATGTTTGGTAGCCCGGAGACGACGACCGGCGGCAATGCCTTGAAGTTCTATGCCTCGATTCGTCTCGACATTCGCCGCATCGGCGCGCTCAAGAATCGTGAGGAGATCGTCGGCAATCAGACCCGCGTCAAAGTGGTCAAGAACAAGCTGGCGCCGCCGTTCCGCGAAGTGGAATTCGATATTCTCTACGGCGAGGGCGTGTCCAAGGTGGGCGAGTTGATCGATCTTGGCGTCAAGGCTGGAATCGTCGAGAAGTCAGGCGCCTGGTTCTCCTACAACAGCCAGCGTCTCGGCCAGGGTCGCGAAAATTCCAAGCAGTTCCTGCGCGACAACGAGGCGCTCGCCAATGAGATCGAGGCGGCTATCCGGCAGAACGCCGGCGTCATCGCCGACTCCATCCTGAAGGGCGACCCCGAGGATGACGCTGACGGAACGCCGCCCGAGGCTGAGTGA
- a CDS encoding NADP-dependent isocitrate dehydrogenase, translating into MAKIKVANPVVDLDGDEMTRIIWQLIKDKLILPYLDIDIDYYDLSVENRDATADKVTVDAANAIKKHGVGIKCATITPDEARVKEFNLKEMWKSPNGTIRNILGGVIFREPIICKNVPRLVPGWTQPIVVGRHAFGDQYKATDFKFPGKGTLTIKFVGEDGAVIEKEVYKAPGAGVALAMYNLDESIREFARASLNYGIMRKWPVYLSTKNTILKAYDGRFKDIFQEVYEAEFKAEFEKLGITYEHRLIDDMVASALKWSGGYIWACKNYDGDVQSDTVAQGFGSLGLMTSVLLTPDGKTVEAEAAHGTVTRHYREHQKGKETSTNSIASIFAWTRGLAHRAKLDDNADLAKFAATLEKVCVDTVESGFMTKDLALLIGPDQKWLSTTGFLEKVASNLEAEMAKW; encoded by the coding sequence ATTGATTATTATGACCTTTCGGTCGAGAACCGCGACGCCACGGCCGATAAGGTGACGGTCGACGCCGCCAACGCCATCAAGAAGCACGGCGTCGGCATCAAGTGCGCCACCATCACGCCCGACGAAGCGCGCGTGAAGGAATTCAACCTCAAGGAAATGTGGAAGTCGCCCAACGGCACCATCCGCAACATCCTCGGCGGCGTTATCTTCCGCGAACCGATCATCTGCAAGAACGTGCCGCGCCTCGTACCCGGCTGGACGCAGCCGATCGTCGTCGGCCGTCATGCCTTCGGCGACCAGTACAAGGCCACCGACTTCAAGTTCCCGGGCAAAGGCACGCTCACCATCAAGTTCGTCGGCGAAGACGGCGCGGTGATCGAGAAGGAAGTGTACAAGGCCCCCGGCGCCGGCGTGGCGCTCGCCATGTACAACCTCGATGAATCGATCCGCGAGTTTGCCCGCGCCTCCCTCAACTACGGCATCATGCGCAAATGGCCAGTCTATCTTTCGACCAAGAACACCATCCTCAAGGCCTATGACGGTCGCTTCAAGGATATTTTCCAGGAGGTGTACGAGGCCGAGTTCAAGGCCGAATTCGAAAAGCTCGGCATCACCTACGAGCATCGCCTGATCGACGACATGGTCGCCTCGGCGCTGAAGTGGTCGGGCGGCTATATCTGGGCCTGCAAGAACTACGATGGCGACGTGCAGTCCGACACCGTGGCCCAGGGCTTCGGCTCGCTTGGTCTGATGACCTCCGTGCTGCTGACGCCGGACGGCAAGACAGTGGAGGCCGAAGCCGCCCACGGCACCGTCACCCGTCACTATCGCGAGCATCAGAAGGGCAAGGAGACCTCGACCAACTCCATCGCCTCCATCTTCGCCTGGACGCGTGGCCTCGCCCACCGCGCCAAGCTCGACGACAACGCCGACCTGGCCAAGTTCGCCGCCACGCTGGAGAAGGTCTGCGTCGACACCGTGGAAAGCGGTTTCATGACCAAGGACCTCGCCCTGTTGATCGGGCCGGACCAGAAGTGGCTCTCCACCACCGGCTTCCTCGAGAAGGTTGCGTCCAACCTCGAAGCCGAAATGGCCAAGTGGTAA